The Pyrenophora tritici-repentis strain M4 chromosome 2, whole genome shotgun sequence genome window below encodes:
- a CDS encoding TynA, Cu2+-containing amine oxidase, whose product MKCYTSLTLCFAAIGSFAAAKNSSTSAHQPTVSAPHANPWKALSKAEVASVNEILQESMFLTGNQGSSHDSYIVQISLLHPNKTDVLPFLHGNSSAPGRYARATVQIGATNSSDGYWQEYMVGPLTAADPSTVEPLTYPFQNSEPGKTVMDTAESNNEFGMFITRFAEEHDDIWQRLFNSSFMDGLVGLRLGAPNWDEDGRVIAWTSVFSDPGTNLSSVTVLPHGFSIKFDLTGRNWEDWKVMGWYSLGQFWETADEFRAVINAPDYQIMPPSAQDGDWSSTDQRGEPWPLDDLPPPQPVSQGPQRFRIDEEEQYATWMDFSFYHTVSHDIGLSLHNIQYKGKRIMYELSLQESLTAYAGSDPFASQANFFDTTTGMGSTLQPLVRGYDCPAHATYLPATWTQVNETMTQKDAICLFEHDTAYPIRRHSYAGSSPHTSVAKNIVFVMRTIATVANYDFMIDYSFAYDGAIEVNARASGFISAAYWDNQPEYGFHIHDFLSSSIHDHVLTFKADFDINGLSNSVQATKFVPTTTTYPWSQGRLHNTFKANRTFIADESEASLDWHDNDAVLFAIVNKDTPNRFGEYPGYRFKKNAGVNHLTQTNSTGTVNSAIYGNHHFYITQQKDTEPRAADPFNKFRTADPLVNFGTFLDGESLDQEDVVLWFNLGMHHMPHTGDLPNTMFSSAHSTMRFEPFNYLEGDPSVATNQQVRIDYDTSGNVEYVEEFGKMVANATTTCH is encoded by the exons ATGAAGTGTTATACTTCTCTTACGCTTTGCTTCGCTGCCATTGGTTCTTTCGCTGCAGCAAAGAACTCTTCTACCTCTGCTCACCAGCCGACTGTGAGCGCACCACATGCCAACCCATGGAAGGCATTGTCAAAGGCAGAGGTTGCGAGTGTAAATGAAATATTGCAGGAGAGTATGTTTTTGACGGGCAATCAAGGCTCAAGTCACGACAGTTACAT TGTCCAAATCTCCCTTTTACATCCTAACAAAACCGATGTCTTGCCTTTTCTTCACGGCAACTCCTCCGCACCCGGACGCTATGCTCGAGCCACAGTTCAGATCGGGGCCACCAATTCCTCCGACGGATACTGGCAGGAATACATGGTTGGCCCGCTAACAGCTGCGGATCCATCAACTGTCGAACCATTGACTTACCCATTCCAAAATTCGGAACCTGGAAAGACTGTTATGGATACTGCCGAATCTAACAACGAGTTTGGAATGTTCATCACACGGTTTGCCGAAGAACATGATGACATCTGGCAGAGATTGTTCAACAGC TCTTTCATGGATGGACTTGTTGGCCTTCGACTTGGCGCCCCTAACTGGGACGAGGATGGTCGTGTCATCGCCTGGACGTCGGTGTTCTCTGACCCCGGCACCAACCTCAGCAGTGTAACGGTTCTCCCACATGGCTTTTCCATCAAGTTCGATCTTACAGGTCGCAACTGGGAAGACTGGAAGGTCATGGGCTGGTATTCACTCGGACAATTCTGGGAAACTGCAGATGAGTTCCGCGCCGTAATCAACGCCCCCGATTACCAGATCATGCCCCCGAGTGCGCAAGATGGCGATTGGTCTTCCACGGACCAGCGTGGTGAGCCCTGGCCTTTGGACGATCTCCCTCCCCCACAGCCCGTATCACAGGGACCACAGCGATTCAGGATTGACGAGGAAGAACAATACGCCACTTGGATGGACTTCAGCTTCTACCATACCGTTTCCCATGACATTGGCCTTTCTCTCCACAACATTCAATACAAGGGGAAGCGAATCATGTATGAGCTCTCTCTACAAGAGTCACTCACAGCCTACGCTGGTTCCGATCCCTTTGCTTCTCAAGCGAACTTCTTCGACACTACCACTGGAATGGGCTCTACACTGCAACCTCTCGTCAGAGGCTACGACTGCCCTGCGCATGCCACTTATCTGCCTGCGACCTGGACGCAAGTAAATGAAACGATGACCCAAAAGGACGCCATTTGCCTTTTCGAACACGATACCGCTTACCCAATCCGCCGACATTCCTATGCTGGGTCGTCTCCCCATACTAGTGTAGCAAAGAACATTGTGTTTGTCATGCGTACCATTGCTACCGTTGCCAACTACGACTTCATGATCGACTACAGCTTTGCCTACGACGGTGCCATCGAAGTCAATGCCCGTGCGTCTGGATTCATCAGTGCTGCATACTGGGACAACCAACCGGAATACGGTTTCCATATCCACGACTTCTTGTCCAGTAGCATCCATGACCACGTCCTGACTTTCAAAGCCGACTTTGACATCAATGGATTGAGCAACAGTGTGCAGGCAACGAAATTTGTACCGACGACCACAACCTATCCTTGGAGTCAAGGCCGCTTGCACAACACCTTCAAGGCCAACAGAACGTTCATCGCAGACGAGAGCGAGGCAAGCCTTGATTGGCACGACAATGACGCAGTCCTCTTCGCTATCGTCAACAAGGACACGCCGAACCGCTTCGGAGAGTATCCAGGTTACCGGTTCAAGAAGAACGCAGGAGTCAACCATCTCACGCAGACCAACTCGACGGGTACTGTCAACTCTGCCATATACGGAAACCACCACTTCTACATTACGCAACAAAAGGACACGGAGCCTCGAGCTGCAGACCCATTCAACAAGTTCAGGACAGCGGACCCACTCGTCAATTTTGGAACTTTCTTGGACGGCGAGAGCTTGGACCAGGAAGACGT TGTTCTCTGGTTCAACCTGGGCATGCACCACATGCCGCATACCGGCGATCTGCCCAACACCATGTTCAGTTCTGCACACTCGACCATGCGCTTCGAGCCCTTCAACTACCTCGAAGGCGACCCATCGGTGGCAACCAACCAGCAAGTGAGGATCGACTACGACACCTCAGGAAACGTCGAATACGTGGAGGAATTCGGAAAGATGGTTGCCAACGCGACCACAACCTGTCATTGA
- a CDS encoding Tymo-45kd-70kd multi-domain protein, with product MKNGSSGRPPTLSTPKSVPEKIVPPQVIPPFGLVPDNVVAGVKRKSDDSESVTAIKMPTIEEDAKTDKVDGVKRKADDSEPMTAAKMPRIEDETKTDDTEGKKRNAEDGVKTDEVAEVKGKADDDAKTDDVEGENRKAEDDAKTDGVQEEK from the coding sequence ATGAAGAATGGTAGTTCGGGGCGTCCACCCACTCTGTCGACGCCCAAGTCTGTACCGGAGAAGATTGTTCCTCCTCAGGTTATTCCTCCGTTTGGTCTGGTCCCGGATAACGTCGTAGCTGGGGTAAAGCGCAAGTCGGATGACTCTGAATCGGTGACCGCGATCAAGATGCCCACGATCGAAGAAGACGCAAAGACAGATAAGGTAGATGGTGTGAAACGCAAGGCAGATGACTCTGAACCGATGACCGCAGCCAAGATGCCTCGGATTGAGGACGAGACCAAAACTGATGATACGGAAGGAAAGAAGCGCAATGCAGAGGACGGCGTGAAGACTGACGAGGTGGCTGAGGTGAAGGGCAAGGCAGATGACGACGCGAAGACTGATGATGTGGAAGGGGAAAATCGCAAGGCAGAAGATGACGCAAAGACTGACGGAGTGCAAGAAGAGAAGTGA
- a CDS encoding CDC6, Cdc6-related protein, AAA superfamily ATPase: MAPTVLGKRTRSAANAATPESKLNVATRAKRSQFVIHDEGENENPFVTPKKQNVRDLDAMDVDEPEEKPSTRRGRKTGSTPAKHGAPGTRLPLSPSKENSPRKALVDIPEKFAPTPSTPRHRDALAGKVAVTPRHRLIIAGRPLTPRTPLTPGTPRHTAPTVYNEARQVFSRGSAPTALFGREQERKELQTFITTRTKSHKSGCIYVSGPPGTGKSAFVNDVCRTVSSEASVRTGYINCMSVKNAVDLYRTLLEEFVDITEVAEGEEMETLKNLFMQRKTSYVVTLDEVDHLLELDIDLFYNIFEWSLQKSSGLVLVGIANALDLTDRFLPRLKARGLKPQLLPFLPYNAAQISSVITSKLKALLPAGVGQLPFIHPTAIMFLSKKVAAQSGDLRKAFDICRRAIDLIEADTRDQHIKKASEITPSPTPSPTKTPLVENINLASSAPRSPTKTKDLNNVISASLASLTVETAPRATIAHMAKITAAVFSNGTSQRLRNLNLQQKAVLCSLSAIEKQKRASAADSVLSTPSRSHTTSPTIKELFEAYTVLCKRENILHPLTSTEFRDIVGSLETLSLVSAVEGKAGSLDVGAGTPSRRGRGKAFPGVVVEDRRVASVVGEKELRDALVGPGASILRGILEGNS; the protein is encoded by the exons ATGGCTCCTACTGTTTTGGGAAAGAGGACTCGCAGTGCGGCAAACGCAGCTACTCCAG AATCAAAATTAAACGTCGCAACTCGCGCGAAACGGAGCCAGTTTGTCATTCACGATGAGGGAGAAAATGAGAACCCGTTTGTCACTCCGAAGAAGCAAAATGTGCGGGATCTCGATGCAATGGATGTGGATGAGCCGGAGGAGAAGCCATCGACAAGACGTGGCAGGAAGACTGGTTCGACACCTGCCAAACATGGCGCGCCTGGTACACGACTTCCACTTTCGCCATCAAAAGAAAACTCTCCACGGAAGGCGCTTGTTGATATACCGGAGAAGTTTGCGCCTACTCCTTCAACACCACGACATCGTGACGCTCTTGCCGGCAAGGTCGCAGTCACGCCAAGACATCGGCTCATTATTGCGGGACGGCCATTGACACCCCGCACACCACTCACGCCAGGCACTCCCCGACATACAGCACCCACAGTCTACAATGAAGCGCGCCAGGTTTTCTCCAGGGGTTCCGCACCTACAGCGCTATTCGGGAGAGAGCAGGAAAGAAAAGAGCTCCAGACTTTCATCACTACGCGAACGAAAAGTCACAAATCGGGATGCATCTACGTTTCTGGCCCGCCAGGTACTGGAAAGAGCGCTTTCGTCAATGATGTCTGCCGGACAGTATCATCGGAAGCCTCTGTTAGAACTGGTTACATCAACTGCATGAGCGTCAAGAATGCGGTGGATTTGTACCGGACACTTTTGGAGGAGTTTGTGGACATTACTGAGGTTGCGGAGGGCGAGGAAATGGAGACACTCAAGAATCTATTCATGCAACGCAAGACGTCATATGTGGTTACGCTGGACGAAGTGGACCATCTCCTGGAACTAGACATCGACCTCTTCTACAACATTTTTGAATGGTCGCTCCAAAAGTCGTCTGGCCTGGTACTTGTCGGTATTGCGAACGCGCTCGACCTCACAGATCGATTTCTCCCACGACTCAAGGCTCGTGGTCTCAAGCCTCAGCTACTGCCTTTCCTTCCGTACAACGCAGCACAAATCTCCTCGGTCATCACTTCAAAACTGAAGGCACTCCTACCAGCCGGCGTAGGCCAATTGCCGTTTATCCATCCCACCGCCATCATGTTTCTTTCCAAGAAGGTTGCAGCACAATCCGGTGATCTTCGAAAAGCCTTTGACATCTGCCGGCGAGCAATCGATCTGATTGAAGCCGACACCCGGGATCAACACATCAAAAAAGCCAGTGAAATCACACCATCGCCCACTCCCTCGCCAACAAAAACGCCACTGGTCGAAAACATCAACCTCGCATCGTCAGCTCCACGCTCCCCCACCAAGACAAAGGACctcaacaacgtcatctCCGCATCTCTAGCCTCCCTTACAGTCGAAACAGCCCCACGCGCAACAATTGCCCACATGGCCAAAATCACAGCCGCAGTCTTCAGCAACGGCACCAGCCAACGTCTCCGAAACCTAAACCTCCAACAAAAAGCCGTTCTCTGCTCTCTCTCCGCCATCGAAAAGCAGAAACGCGCTTCAGCTGCCGACAGCGTCCTCAGCACACCATCAAGATCCCACACCACTTCCCCCACCATCAAAGAACTCTTCGAAGCCTACACCGTACTGTGCAAGCGCGAGAACATTCTTCATCCGCTCACCAGCACCGAGTTCCGCGATATTGTGGGCAGTTTGGAGACGCTATCTTTGGTGTCGGCTGTGGAGGGCAAGGCGGGTTCGTTGGATGTCGGGGCTGGTACCCCGAGTCGACGCGGGAGGGGCAAGGCGTTTCCGGGCGTAGTGGTCGAAGATAGGAGGGTTGCTAGTGTGGTTGGGGAGAAGGAGTTGAGGGATGCGCTTGTTGGGCCTGGGGCTAGTATTCTGAGGGGAATTCTTGAGGGAAATAGTTAG
- a CDS encoding Methyltransf-12 multi-domain protein, with protein MAADMETTNSMGAEETGDSRFQTDNSVSRKQQPRQQLSKAMEHMRFAVTVDPIPHTSTPNTSESAPETSSQNPTQTSPPQPTAEPTENDAYGVPASLQPNRLPPSRSHDPTNNQKRSDPFTFGSRYLEEGDNIFDFNAWDHVTVDDSYLAFSESQYSAQRASPVNDFDRQRYNAQPEKWWNQFYKNNKTNFFKNRKWLAQEFPILEELGREDGPAATLLEVGAGAGNSAFPILERSRNPRLKIHACDFSKKAVELIRSHELYDDGKRIQADVWDVASPPTSDNAGLPSGLTENSVDVVLMIFIFSALAPEQWDQAVRNIWRVLKPGGQVLFRDYGRGDLAQVRFKKGRYMEENFYVRGDGTRVYFFEQSELEDIWAGGAAAKKRMESVQVGNVADTKVVGEEVKEEIEQKMEGLGLRDPDVVGEEKEGGMVCDVNDLDAPRPAFQVAHIGVDRRMLVNRQRRLKMYRCWMQAVFRKAGQESEVPTSTLRQEKEEEGEVGEEQQEQEQSTAQVA; from the coding sequence ATGGCAGCAGATATGGAAACGACGAATTCTATGGGCGCGGAAGAGACAGGCGACTCAAGATTTCAAACAGATAATTCCGTATCGAGGAAACAACAACCTAGACAGCAATTGTCAAAAGCCATGGAACACATGCGCTTCGCAGTCACAGTTGACCCTATCCCACATACCTCAACACCCAACACATCAGAATCAGCCCCTGAGACCTCCTCTCAAAACCCCACACAAACCTCACCACCACAACCAACAGCAGAACCAACGGAAAACGACGCCTACGGCGTCCCCGCCTCACTCCAACCCAACCGCCTCCCCCCTTCCCGCTCCCACGACCCAACCAACAACCAAAAACGCAGCGACCCCTTTACCTTTGGTTCGCGCTACCTAGAAGAAGGCGACAACATCTTCGACTTCAACGCCTGGGACCACGTAACCGTCGACGACTCCTACCTCGCCTTCTCCGAATCTCAATACAGCGCACAGCGCGCCTCACCTGTCAACGACTTCGACCGCCAACGCTACAACGCGCAGCCGGAAAAATGGTGGAACCAATTCTACAAGAACAATAAAACCAATTTCTTCAAGAACAGGAAGTGGCTAGCGCAGGAATTTCCGATTCTGGAGGAATTGGGGCGGGAGGACGGACCGGCGGCTACGCTCTTGGAGGTGGGTGCTGGCGCGGGGAATAGCGCGTTTCCCATCCTTGAGAGGAGTCGGAACCCACGGTTGAAGATCCATGCTTGTGATTTTTCGAAAAAGGCTGTCGAGTTGATACGCAGTCATGAGCTTTACGATGACGGGAAAAGGATTCAAGCAGATGTGTGGGATGTAGCTTCCCCGCCTACATCTGACAACGCCGGTTTACCATCCGGTCTCACGGAAAACAGCGTAGATGTCGTTCTCATGATATTCATCTTCTCGGCACTTGCGCCCGAGCAGTGGGACCAAGCCGTCCGCAATATCTGGCGCGTGCTTAAACCCGGTGGTCAAGTGCTATTTCGTGACTACGGGCGCGGCGATTTAGCACAGGTCAGGTTTAAAAAGGGGAGGTATATGGAGGAGAACTTCTACGTTAGGGGCGATGGCACGAGGGTTTATTTCTTCGAGCAGAGTGAATTAGAGGATATTTGGGCGGGCGGCGCGGCTGCGAAGAAGAGGATGGAGAGCGTACAGGTGGGGAATGTGGCGGATACAAAGGTTGTAGGGGAGGAGGTCAAGGAGGAAATTGAGCAGAAGATGGAGGGGCTGGGACTGAGGGATCCAGATGTTGTGGGTGAGGAGAAGGAGGGGGGCATGGTTTGTGATGTAAATGATTTGGATGCGCCCAGGCCGGCGTTTCAGGTGGCGCATATTGGTGTGGATAGGAGGATGTTGGTGAATAGACAGAGGAGGCTGAAGATGTATAGGTGTTGGATGCAGGCGGTGTTCCGAAAGGCGGGGCAAGAGAGTGAGGTGCCGACGAGTACTTTGAGGCAggagaaagaagaggaaggtGAGGTTGGGGaggagcagcaggagcaggaaCAAAGTACAGCTCAGGTGGCATGA
- a CDS encoding SPS1, Serine-threonine protein kinase, which produces MPRPRRPPGAGSAFTTLALLLLAGLVVAQQQQPLENDVHKTSPRAQKDKLGDVAEKRRPYTPLLSQNVRAIATKVPSAPAISAVGAHPVRYAASGGLVPGARSLRDWEVEDFVLLATVDGHIHARDRYDGNEIWELTGRPMLETIYNVSEGDVGPPPFVWVVEPREDGALYLLSPGPHPHLQHLGVTVKQLAESAPYSSDDPELPVVYNVEKKTFMILVDAASGKVKQSFSPGGTFPNDDSCAPESKNFFARERDCRGVIDIGQTQYIITIHNKKTNEHICTLKYAEWNPNSRDRDLQSQYDQTLDKQYIFTKADGAVSAYDYKRPRSAQGRPVYTHQLPGPVARVFDVARPLNDLSSEPPLVLLPQPTGPVLHEDRLNYVVINQTESGAWYALSEANYPAVTSDVPDAPCYKQSEVVYDWDATYTLPDKSSLIGVHRLDYRVPTQYTQLPAIPAPTYYETVNEQVTSNPPETSPREQHQAPTIDAPPQAHVEAKWNYSYFYIVVVLCLLGVGATAKPTIVESALSYSKKLMHLNKTKQPLPPFHSSPPESEKKEEKVSRVPDAEDVTEKAAVETPETEVKVAITEEVKEKKMVTFDIPADEEEDLTPLSRTTTVDVDLETAIETTTPEVQLSGDAQSMANSIDDVSQDPAAPATPKKKKTHRGRRGGRKLSKNQQKEEDEVNRIVNAAKQLEVGPRLQPDELTVSGGDVQNVSEIKRIGKLTIDQDRLLGNGSGGTFVFEGKWKEVKVAVKRMLPQYFGLAEQEVKLLQNSDPHPNVIRYFDDERDENFLYIAVELCQASLFDLYKDGRPCEELSEAHQQLVNKISGKAAPCLYQLAAGLNHLHHLRIIHRDIKPQNILIAQPLITSKDDVRLVISDFGLCKTLPDNVSTLVGTTGNAGTVGWKAPELISQPKELANGSSQGFSRDSSSSTDPVAQGVKRAVDIFSLGCVFYYVLTGGCHPFDDEEGWMQIREYNIKKEKSNLDRLLLGADSVEPHHLIQWMLRPRPEDRPTAFQVMNHPFFWDDQKRLDFLCDCSDHWEREPRDPPSDHLARLEEYSHDVLDHKRNFLGKLDQAFINSLGKQRKYTGDKMLDLLRALRNKKNHYEDMEDTVKAKVGPLPGGYLRYWTIKFPQLLMSCYEAVLACDLDREPRFRKYFESMK; this is translated from the exons ATGCCGCGTCCGCGCCGGCCGCCTGGTGCTGGCTCGGCGTTTACTACTCTCgccctcctcctcctcgccGGACTTGTGGTCgctcagcagcagcagccacTTGAAAATGACGTGCACAAGACGTCCCCCCGCGCCCAA AAGGATAAGCTAGGGGACGTGGCCGAGAAGCGTCGACCCTACACGCCCCTTCTAAGCCAGAATGTGCGCGCCATAGCAACCAAAGTTCCTTCTGCTCCAGCCATTAGTGCTGTCGGAGCCCATCCTGTCAGATATGCAGCCTCGGGAGGCCTCGTTCCCGGTGCGCGCTCTCTGCGGGATTGGGAGGTTGAGGACTTTGTTCTCTTGGCGACCGTCGATGGCCATATACATGCACGCGATCGCTACGATGGCAATGAGATTTGGGAGCTGACGGGCCGACCCATGTTGGAAACCATCTACAACGTATCCGAGGGCGACGTCGGTCCCCCACCTTTTGTATGGGTGGTTGAGCCCAGAGAAGACGGAGCTCTCTATCTTCTCTCGCCTGGGCCCCACCCACATCTCCAGCATCTGGGCGTCACGGTCAAGCAATTGGCTGAGAGTGCACCCTACTCGAGCGATGATCCGGAGCTTCCGGTTGTCTACAATGTGGAGAAGAAGACTTTTATGATTCTTGTCGATGCCGCGTCGGGCAAGGTCAAGCAGAGCTTCAGCCCCGGTGGCACCTTCCCCAACGACGACAGTTGCGCTCCGGAGTCCAAGAACTTCTTTGCCCGAGAACGCGACTGTCGCGGCGTCATCGACATTGGTCAGACCCAGTACATCATCACCATCCACAACAAGAAGACGAACGAGCACATCTGTACGCTCAAATACGCAGAGTGGAACCCCAACAGCAGAGACAGGGACCTGCAGTCACAGTACGACCAGACGCTCGACAAACAGTACATTTTCACAAAGGCTGATGGAGCGGTTTCCGCCTATGACTACAAGCGGCCCAGATCGGCCCAGGGGCGTCCAGTTTATACACATCAGCTGCCCGGTCCAGTGGCACGTGTATTCGACGTCGCCCGGCCTTTGAACGACCTGTCTTCAGAACCACCACTGGTTCTACTGCCCCAACCAACCGGACCAGTCCTCCACGAAGACAGACTTAACTACGTCGTCATCAATCAGACTGAGTCTGGAGCGTGGTATGCTTTGTCCGAAGCTAATTACCCCGCCGTCACCTCTGATGTGCCAGACGCACCTTGCTACAAGCAGAGCGAGGTAGTATACGACTGGGATGCTACCTACACTTTGCCGGATAAGAGCAGCCTCATTGGTGTTCACAGATTGGACTATAGGGTTCCCACTCAATATACACAGCTGCCAGCCATTCCCGCTCCGACGTACTATGAGACTGTCAACGAGCAAGTCACCTCAAACCCCCCAGAGACATCGCCTAGGGAACAACACCAGGCCCCGACCATCGACGCTCCGCCACAGGCACATGTTGAGGCGAAGTGGAATTATTCGTACTTTTACATTGTTGTTGTGCTATGTCTCCTCGGTGTTGGGGCTACCGCGAAGCCAACAATAGTCGAGTCTGCCCTGAGCTACTCGAAGAAATTGATGCATCTTAATAAGACCAAGCAGCCTCTTCCCCCATTTCACTCTTCCCCACCTGAGAGcgagaagaaggaagaaaAGGTTTCGAGAGTACCTGATGCGGAAGACGTTACCGAGAAGGCAGCCGTGGAAACCCCAGAGACTGAAGTGAAGGTTGCCATTACGGAGGAAGTCAAGGAGAAGAAAATGGTTACCTTTGACATACCGGCtgatgaagaggaagacctgACGCCACTTTCAAGGACAACGACTGTCGATGTCGACTTGGAAACTGCCATTGAGACTACTACACCCGAAGTGCAGCTCAGCGGTGATGCTCAATCAATGGCTAACAGTATCGATGACGTTTCCCAAGACCCCGCAGCCCCTGCCACtcccaagaagaagaagactcACAGAGGCAGACGCGGTGGACGCAAGCTGAGCAAGAACCAGCAAAAGGAGGAGGACGAAGTCAACCGTATCGTGAATGCTGCTAAGCAGCTGGAAGTTGGTCCTCGCCTTCAGCCTGACGAGCTCACTGTGAGCGGCGGCGATGTGCAAAATGTGTCCGAGATCAAACGTATTGGCAAGTTGACCATCGACCAAGATCGACTTCTTGGAAACGGAAGCGGTGGTACATTCGTGTTTGAGGGCAAATGGAAG GAGGTCAAGGTGGCTGTCAAACGCATGCTACCACAATACTTCGGCCTTGCGGAGCAAGAGGTCAAGCTTCTTCAGAACAGCGATCCCCACCCTAACGTCATCCGGTACTTTGACGACGAGAGGGACGAGAACTTTCTCTACATCGCGGTCGAGCTTTGCCAAGCCAGTCTCTTCGACCTCTACAAGGACGGACGGCCATGTGAAGAACTCAGCGAGGCACACCAGCAATTGGTCAACAAGATTAGCGGCAAAGCTGCGCCTTGTTTGTATCAACTCGCTGCTGGTCTCAACCATCTCCACCACCTTCGCATCATTCACCGCGACATCAAGCCCCAGAACATTCTCATTGCACAGCCTCTGATCACCTCAAAGGATGACGTACGCCTGGTGATCTCCGACTTCGGGCTCTGTAAGACTCTTCCCGACAACGTTAGTACTCTTGTCGGAACGACGGGAAATGCGGGCACCGTTGGATGGAAAGCCCCCGAGCTCATTTCGCAACCCAAGGAACTGGCCAACGGAAGCTCTCAAGGCTTCTCCCGCGATTCGTCAAGTTCGACCGATCCAGTTGCACAGGGCGTCAAGCGAGCTGTGGACATCTTCTCCCTCGGCTGCGTCTTCTACTACGTTCTGACCGGTGGCTGCCACCCCTTCGATGACGAGGAGGGCTGGATGCAAATCCGCGAATACAACATCAAAAAGGAGAAGTCCAATCTCGATCGTCTCCTCCTCGGCGCTGACTCGGTTGAACCCCACCACCTCATCCAGTGGATGTTGAGACCCCGGCCAGAAGACCGTCCCACAGCCTTCCAAGTCATGAACCATCCTTTTTTCTGGGACGACCAAAAGCGCCTCGACTTCCTCTGTGACTGCTCCGACCACTGGGAGCGCGAACCCAGAGACCCGCCGTCGGATCACCTCGCTCGGCTTGAAGAGTACTCTCATGACGTTCTCGATCATAAGCGCAACTTCTTGGGAAAGCTCGATCAAGCCTTTATCAACTCGCTCGGTAAGCAGCGCAAGTACACGGGTGACAAGATGCTCGATCTGCTCCGTGCGCTGCGTAATAAAAAGAACCATTACGAGGATATGGAGGATACGGTCAAGGCAAAGGTGGGACCGCTGCCGGGGGGTTACCTCAGGTACTGGACGATCAAATTTCCGCAGCTGCTCATGAGCTGTTACGAGGCGGTGTTGGCATGTGATTTAGACCGGGAGCCGAGATTTAGGAAGTATTTTGAGAGTATGAAGTGA